One window of Fibrobacter sp. genomic DNA carries:
- a CDS encoding tetratricopeptide repeat protein: protein MLSSCMCHSDPILRHSEPKAKNLAVAMLGLLLLAVSSFAAEDYFFKANELYDQGKYKEAVPLYRAAIDEGRYEPFAWFNLGNALVQLDRKQVALVAYRRTVELLPNFEKAWMLMGDIYYLAGDAGEAIAAYNRAVELGVESDHVHFALAECYMKGRDWTLAQKNFERALQLNPDRMDAWYGLAEVYEKLGDYEYAIKTLQNALQMTATAGADVHFTLAYYYRSMDSTRQSLNEMENGLLMDPENVSARRYLAQMYVKNESPWMAIFTLEEGLRHNKGKGDLNLDLGQIYFNQKRYDEAFECYMKAWLAGSSQGRIGAENVGHVFTNAGETEKAESLYKRIREKK from the coding sequence TTGTTAAGTAGTTGCATGTGTCATTCCGACCCAATCCTGCGTCATTCTGAGCCGAAGGCGAAGAATCTAGCCGTAGCGATGTTGGGGCTGCTGCTCCTTGCTGTTTCTTCTTTTGCGGCTGAAGATTACTTCTTCAAGGCCAATGAACTTTATGACCAGGGTAAGTACAAGGAGGCTGTGCCTCTTTATCGTGCTGCCATCGATGAAGGCCGTTACGAGCCTTTCGCCTGGTTTAACCTGGGAAACGCCCTAGTCCAGCTGGACCGTAAGCAGGTGGCCTTGGTAGCTTACCGCCGTACTGTGGAACTGCTCCCGAATTTTGAAAAGGCCTGGATGCTCATGGGCGACATCTACTATTTGGCAGGGGATGCAGGGGAGGCCATTGCTGCCTACAACCGTGCCGTAGAATTGGGTGTGGAATCGGACCATGTCCATTTTGCCCTGGCTGAATGCTATATGAAGGGTCGTGACTGGACTTTGGCCCAGAAGAACTTTGAACGTGCCCTGCAGCTGAACCCGGACCGCATGGATGCCTGGTATGGACTTGCCGAAGTCTATGAAAAGCTTGGCGACTATGAGTACGCCATAAAGACCTTACAGAATGCATTGCAGATGACAGCCACTGCCGGCGCCGATGTTCACTTTACGCTGGCGTATTACTATCGCAGTATGGATTCCACCAGACAGTCACTGAACGAGATGGAAAACGGCCTGCTGATGGATCCGGAGAATGTTTCTGCCCGCCGTTATCTAGCCCAGATGTACGTGAAGAATGAATCCCCCTGGATGGCCATATTTACGCTGGAAGAAGGCCTTCGCCATAACAAGGGCAAGGGCGACCTGAATCTGGACTTGGGACAGATCTACTTTAACCAGAAACGCTACGACGAAGCCTTTGAATGCTATATGAAGGCTTGGCTTGCAGGCTCGTCCCAGGGCCGCATCGGTGCCGAGAACGTAGGCCATGTGTTTACCAATGCAGGTGAAACAGAAAAGGCGGAAAGCCTTTACAAGCGTATCCGCGAAAAGAAATGA
- a CDS encoding TonB family protein, which produces MSTFSPTDLVAKYLRYPIALVLSFVVSAIFFLAVPVINALLFDKGVKTEKELEAVTEVEVLVSEKKPEVKQKVIRTIVNPNPFKISSNMGVGRSQNFQMDLSLARGAAGDGVAVGTGGMENVVYEAGEVDEQASVLREIQPKFPERAKRLGVSGYVKVLIVIDVYGDVAQTQVLTLDPPGYGFETEALNAVRQWKFSPAQLGGYPVAQKATKEFRFVK; this is translated from the coding sequence ATGTCCACCTTCTCTCCCACAGATCTTGTCGCTAAGTATCTACGCTATCCCATAGCGCTGGTGCTTTCCTTTGTGGTGAGCGCGATTTTCTTCTTGGCAGTCCCCGTTATCAATGCCCTGCTGTTTGATAAGGGTGTTAAGACCGAGAAGGAGCTGGAAGCGGTTACCGAAGTAGAAGTTCTTGTTAGCGAGAAAAAGCCCGAGGTCAAGCAGAAGGTTATCCGTACGATTGTTAATCCCAATCCCTTCAAGATTTCTTCCAACATGGGTGTAGGGCGTTCCCAGAATTTCCAGATGGATTTGTCCCTTGCTCGTGGTGCTGCCGGTGACGGAGTTGCCGTTGGAACGGGCGGTATGGAAAACGTGGTGTACGAAGCTGGCGAAGTGGATGAACAGGCTTCCGTTCTTCGTGAAATTCAGCCCAAGTTCCCTGAACGCGCTAAGCGTCTGGGTGTTTCCGGCTATGTGAAGGTCTTGATTGTAATTGACGTTTATGGCGATGTGGCCCAGACTCAGGTCTTGACCTTGGATCCTCCGGGCTATGGCTTTGAAACCGAAGCATTGAATGCCGTACGCCAGTGGAAGTTCAGTCCCGCCCAGCTCGGCGGATATCCGGTGGCCCAGAAGGCTACAAAGGAGTTCCGCTTTGTTAAGTAG